Proteins from a single region of Callithrix jacchus isolate 240 chromosome 12, calJac240_pri, whole genome shotgun sequence:
- the SPMIP5 gene encoding sperm-associated microtubule inner protein 5 isoform X3, with product MTSDAQREKREIMEPSKTFMRKLPIIPGYSGFVPFLSCQGMPGEDDMNYCVKTFQEKTQRYKDQLREFCCAVATAPKLKPVNSEETVLRDLHQYYRQYHPLLLECKYVKKPLQEPPIPGWAGYLPRARVTELGCGTRYTVMGKNCYKDFLDIVERAKKARLKPYEETYGVSTTKPSAASPKVLQHEELLPKYPDFSIPGGSCPALGRPLREDPRTPLTCGCTQRPNVPCSGKIYLEPLSSAKYAEW from the exons ATGACCAGTGATGCCCAAAGAGAGAAG AGAGAAATCATGGAGCCTTCCAAGACCTTCATGAGAAAACTGCCAATCATACCAGGCTATAGTG GCTTCGTGCCGTTCCTCAGCTGCCAAGGGATGCCCGGGGAGGATGACATGAACTACTGTGTGAAAACCTTCCAGGAGAAGACGCAGCGTTATAAAGACCAGCTGCGGGAATTCTGCTGTGCAGTGGCCACTGCCCCGAAACTGAAGCCCGTCAACTCCGAGGAGACTGTCCTGCGGGACCTGCACCAGTACTATAGGCAGTACCACCCTCTGCTCCTGG AATGCAAATATGTAAAGAAACCTCTCCAGGAGCCCCCGATCCCTGGCTGGGCAGGCTACTTGCCGAGAGCCAGGGTCACCGAATTAGGCTGTGGCACGAGATACACTGTCATGGGCAAAAACTGTTACAAGGACTTCCTGGACATCGTGGAGAGGGCCAAGAAAGCACGTCTGAAACCATATGAAGA aACATATGGAGTTAGCACCACAAAACCTTCTGCTGCTTCTCCAAAAGTTTTGcagcatgaagagctgctgccaAAATATCCCGATTTTTCTATTCCAG GTGGAAGTTGCCCTGCCCTTGGAAGGCCCCTGAGAGAGGACCCCAGAACTCCGTTGACATGTGGCTGTACTCAGAGGCCAAATGTACCATGCAGTGGGAAGATTTATCTAGAGCCACTGTCTTCAGCAAAGTATGCAGAATGGTAG
- the SPMIP5 gene encoding sperm-associated microtubule inner protein 5 isoform X4 gives MEPSKTFMRKLPIIPGYSGFVPFLSCQGMPGEDDMNYCVKTFQEKTQRYKDQLREFCCAVATAPKLKPVNSEETVLRDLHQYYRQYHPLLLECKYVKKPLQEPPIPGWAGYLPRARVTELGCGTRYTVMGKNCYKDFLDIVERAKKARLKPYEETYGVSTTKPSAASPKVLQHEELLPKYPDFSIPGGSCPALGRPLREDPRTPLTCGCTQRPNVPCSGKIYLEPLSSAKYAEW, from the exons ATGGAGCCTTCCAAGACCTTCATGAGAAAACTGCCAATCATACCAGGCTATAGTG GCTTCGTGCCGTTCCTCAGCTGCCAAGGGATGCCCGGGGAGGATGACATGAACTACTGTGTGAAAACCTTCCAGGAGAAGACGCAGCGTTATAAAGACCAGCTGCGGGAATTCTGCTGTGCAGTGGCCACTGCCCCGAAACTGAAGCCCGTCAACTCCGAGGAGACTGTCCTGCGGGACCTGCACCAGTACTATAGGCAGTACCACCCTCTGCTCCTGG AATGCAAATATGTAAAGAAACCTCTCCAGGAGCCCCCGATCCCTGGCTGGGCAGGCTACTTGCCGAGAGCCAGGGTCACCGAATTAGGCTGTGGCACGAGATACACTGTCATGGGCAAAAACTGTTACAAGGACTTCCTGGACATCGTGGAGAGGGCCAAGAAAGCACGTCTGAAACCATATGAAGA aACATATGGAGTTAGCACCACAAAACCTTCTGCTGCTTCTCCAAAAGTTTTGcagcatgaagagctgctgccaAAATATCCCGATTTTTCTATTCCAG GTGGAAGTTGCCCTGCCCTTGGAAGGCCCCTGAGAGAGGACCCCAGAACTCCGTTGACATGTGGCTGTACTCAGAGGCCAAATGTACCATGCAGTGGGAAGATTTATCTAGAGCCACTGTCTTCAGCAAAGTATGCAGAATGGTAG